A genomic segment from Aspergillus chevalieri M1 DNA, chromosome 7, nearly complete sequence encodes:
- a CDS encoding uncharacterized protein (COG:S;~EggNog:ENOG410PFEQ), whose translation MAGDDPFAFLASTPAVPESKPAGKRSLWKEKFFNRDKNRSSTDQQVEAFLGPTRTASQSQGSSATPRSTASKWPSPQEVINASAGSDSAHYTMMPPKKKNPARQGLKVSFTTATPELIGEGGDESDVPTIEVSIQRKRARSQSQSVPQTNDIPAPPEPVPHKEGTPQLRVDTSTVGPNPPDVTRIIPDSKPPLLQNPQDADFLMTLSLGERGSRLSFRASPESNTFAQRVRQKMQLEEGRALQTRFEDDPPSPAEEEIPPASDQRPGSPASVGSLYETPPFSAIDPTPPANNALQGSPSQGSDSVPPEPPVHKEPTLPFGIKPANTGILHRTPTKAVKAQPKIDDDSPSETSSRPTTRETHEGRPTTRDSNASPYQPQAPRISMRAVANQAGDAAFVEFQQYVARYTNLFRMSAESVKPLMETSLAEWMRAAVWWFLQGRKALEAYARSRGPASPGGGSTIDARQAVLDLGKSLWINEAIFTQHEELTRYGASSVDALQEIVMSTGDKQMADVLGLHQGILNHLRSLSMSIKKNNILAKIVASEAFEPGDNLESNVWLRYPFFAPDVSAVLSGAASRSMLVDRSGDGPSMFTMMPLGDTPRHFSYGTMFVDVYVSSAEDDTQQFAVPCALSILRERTDWYVFAAINSQSDLVNVMIQSDRKKGPTWDDVEWQVRSNSMRVRLPRGFELDVMFQEADFKMIWNIVKYTMKTEDSLKPEAGERVIFESTLKVFQYMDPGMPKAFPAEPIERCRLRLFERSTTVTEGTGTRNVHQGFRITVLTSPKVKVLSNARHILGYGSPVVFGLLRGEDGAPAFVLKVTEEGRTRSMLMTFHDVQERTMMHSLLLGVLAKQNEHKTSDVPIRAFSIEQPYDRVSGRAAIIHLQFSAGTVIVIDQQPGMVEHQYGPTILSEHLRALITSEWGSVTDRINLGPGELKLGLDVNNRTGLSLYRPAQQDLTLSVAENLVRPEMPGSLSDFLQAAMVKPMIRRFDFASLAALHDFEAAVTGFRVLYDSIATSFIISRRRMVVPIHKKWEATLTRIQIVRQEKVFQLLAFFNDFPHGKCMNWVLKGTDNMESFMRSGKFWIRFVDAKFALPRKDDDASADFVCLDMPEYPIEHDDISIAFDSETDRANFQAAVPGSVREPSRMGSLRR comes from the exons ATGGCTGGCGACGACCCCTTTGCCTTCTTGGCTAGTACTCCTGCTGTCCCCGAGAGCAAGCCCGCTGGAAAGAGGTCTCTTTGGAAGGAAAAATTCTTCAACAGAGATAAAAACAGATCCTCTACTGACCAGCAAGTCGAGGCTTTCTTGGGCCCAACTCGCACCGCGTCCCAATCCCAAGGCTCGTCTGCGACTCCCCGTTCCACCGCTTCGAAATGGCCCTCACCACAAGAGGTTATCAATGCCTCGGCAGGCAGCGACTCTGCACATTACACCATGATGCcacccaagaagaagaatcctGCCCGGCAGGGTTTAAAGGTGTCGTTCACCACGGCAACGCCTGAATTGATTGGAGAGGGTGGTGATGAGTCCGATGTTCCTACCATTGAAGTCTCGATACAGCGCAAACGCGCCCGGAGTCAAAGTCAAAGCGTGCCTCAAACCAACGATATACCTGCTCCACCGGAACCGGTACCTCACAAAGAGGGAACGCCACAGTTGCGAGTTGATACATCAACCGTCGGTCCAAATCCACCTGATGTTACCAGAATCATCCCAGATAGCAAGCCACCCCTCTTGCAGAACCCCCAGGATGCGGATTTTCTCATGACGCTTAGTTTGGGCGAGCGCGGGTCTCGTCTATCCTTCCGAGCATCGCCAGAATCCAATACGTTTGCTCAGCGTGTCCGCCAAAAGATGCAATTAGAAGAAGGCCGTGCCTTGCAGACCCGCTTCGAAGACGATCCTCCCTCCCCAGCCGAAGAGGAAATACCACCTGCAAGTGACCAACGACCAGGGTCGCCCGCCAGCGTCGGTTCTCTCTACGAAACGCCGCCCTTCTCCGCCATAGACCCAACTCCGCCAGCCAACAATGCCCTTCAAGGGTCTCCCAGCcagggatccgacagcgtgCCACCAGAACCTCCGGTCCACAAGGAACCCACGCTTCCGTTTGGGATCAAGCCCGCGAACACTGGCATCCTGCACCGCACACCGACAAAGGCTGTCAAGGCACAGCCTAAGATAGATGACGATTCACCCAGCGAAACAAGTAGTCGTCCCACCACCCGTGAGACCCACGAAGGTCGTCCCACCACGCGAGACAGCAATGCATCCCCGTACCAACCACAGGCGCCGCGCATTTCGATGCGAGCAGTTGCCAATCAGGCTGGCGATGCTGCGTTTGTCGAGTTCCAACAATATGTGGCACGCTACACCAATTTGTTCAGAATGTCGGCAGAGAGTGTTAAGCCTCTCATGGAGACCTCTTTAGCGGAATGGATGAGGGCCGCTGTGTGGTGGTTTCTACAAGGGCGGAAGGCACTCGAAGCCTATGCACGTTCCCGCGGGCCCGCTAGCCCAGGAGGCGGCTCGACAATTGACGCGCGACAAGCAGTCCTGGACCTGGGGAAATCGTTGTGGATCAATGAGGCCATCTTCACCCAGCACGAGGAACTCACTCGGTATGGCGCATCAAGCGTCGACGCGTTGCAAGAGATTGTCATGAGCACGGGCGACAAACAGATGGCGGATGTTCTCGGTTTACACCAGGGAATTCTCAATCACCTGCGCTCACTGTCCATGTCGATCAAGAAAAACAATATTCTTGCCAAGATCGTCGCGTCCGAAGCTTTCGAGCCCGGTGATAATCTCGAGAGCAATGTCTGGCTGCGGTACCCGTTCTTTGCCCCTGACGTATCTGCCGTCCTTTCGGGAGCCGCCTCTCGCTCCATGCTAGTGGATCGTTCCGGAGATGGCCCTAGTATGTTCACGATGATGCCTCTTGGTGATACCCCTCGTCATTTCAGTTACGGAACGATGTTTGTCGACGTATATGTGAGCTCCGCTGAAGACGACACCCAGCAATTCGCGGTTCCCTGTGCGTTGTCTATCCTTCGTGAGCGCACGGACTGGTATGTTTTTGCTGCCATCAACAGTCAGAGTGACTTGGTCAATGTGATGATTCAGTCGGATCGAAAGAAGGGTCCCACCTGGGATGATGTGGAATGGCAGGTTCGCTCAAACTCCATGCGGGTCCGGTTGCCCCGTGGTTTTGAATTGGATGTCATGTTCCAGGAAGCCGATTTCAAAATGATCTGGAATATTGTCAAGTACACTATGAAGACGGAGGACAGTCTGAAGCCCGAGGCGGGTGAAAGGGTCATTTTCGAAAGTACCCTCAAGGTTTTTCAGTACATGGATCCCGGCATGCCCAAGGCATTCCCCGCGGAGCCCATCGAACGATGTCGGTTGCGGCTGTTTGAGCGATCGACCACTGTGACTGAAGGCACTGGCACGCGGAATGTCCACCAAGGATTCCGGATTACCGTGCTTACGAGCCCCAAGGTGAAGGTCCTCAGCAACGCTCGTCATATCCTGGGATACGGAAGTCCCGTGGTATTCGGTCTGCTGCGCGGTGAAGACGGCGCGCCTGCCTTTGTGCTCAAGGTCACCGAGGAGGGCAGGACCCGGTCCATGTTGATGACGTTCCACGACGTCCAGGAGCGCACAATGATGCATTCGCTTCTCCTGGGCGTGCTGGCTAAGCAGAATGAACACAAGACTTCCGATGTGCCCATTCGCGCGTTTTCTATTGAACAACCATATGACAGAGTCAGTGGTCGAGCAGCAATTATTCATCTTCAATTCTCGGCTGGGACTGTTATTGTGATTGACCAGCAGCCTGGTATGGTGGAGCACCAGTATGGCCCCACTATTCTCTCAGAGCATCTGCGGGCTCTCATTACTAGTGAATGGGGGTCTGTTACGGATCGAATCAATTTGGGTCCTGGCGAACTGAAGCTGGGCCTGGATGTCAACAACAGAACAGGATTGAGCCTGTACCGCCCTGCACAGCAAGATTTGACTCTTTCGGTAGCCGAGAACCTCGTCCGTCCTGAAATGCCCGGTAGCCTGAGCGATTTTCTGCAGGCGGCAATGGTCAAGCCGATGATTCGACGGTTTGACTTTGCCTCGTTAGCTG CTCTCCATGACTTCGAAGCCGCCGTGACTGGGTTTAGAGTACTCTACGACAGCATTGCTACATCGTTTATTATTTCCCGCCGTCGAATGGTTGTGCCAATTCACAAGAAGTGGGAAGCAACTCTTACCCGAATCCAGATTGTCCGGCAAGAAAAGGTCTTTCAGCTGTTGGCATTCTTCAATGACTTTCCCCACGGCAAATGCATGAACTGGGTCCTCAAGGGTACGGACAACATGGAGAGTTTTATGCGGTCTGGGAAGTTCTGGATCCGCTTTGTCGATGCCAAATTCGCCCTGCCTAGGAAGGATGACGATGCGTCTGCGgattttgtttgtttggaCATGCCGGAATACCCCATTGAGCATGATGATATCTCGATTGCCTTTGATTCTGAAACTG ATCGCGCAAATTTCCAAGCAGCCGTTCCTGGATCTGTCCGCGAACCATCGAGAATGGGATCTCTTCGACGGTGA
- a CDS encoding cystathionine gamma-synthase (COG:E;~EggNog:ENOG410PFYU;~InterPro:IPR000277,IPR015424,IPR015421,IPR015422;~PFAM:PF01053;~go_function: GO:0003824 - catalytic activity [Evidence IEA];~go_function: GO:0030170 - pyridoxal phosphate binding [Evidence IEA];~go_process: GO:0019346 - transsulfuration [Evidence IEA]) yields the protein MHSSSENTGPSTLSLHADDPVNVVTDVAPPLHVATTFRYPDNPEHLVPVADAENYNEDPHTHIYSRLSAPNYTRFEFILSSLLHGHAVSYSSGLSALNAVLVLLNPKRVSIGAGYHGCHGVVEMFSRLTGLKELSLDCPAEELQSGDLILLETPVNPHGTAFDIETYARKAHSRGAYLMVDSTFAPPNLQDPFAWGADLVMHSGTKYFGGHSDMLCGVIATKNEDWARQLRKDRLFLGSVMGNMEGWLGVRSLRTLEVRVQRQSQNTDKLVTWIHNALNTPNPAPDSDEAAVQANLESVYHASLQTEPFVRKQMPNGFGPVFSILMKKEDQARRLPSKLSFLQHATSLGGVETLIEWRAMSDPTVDRRLLRISVGLENWEDLRGDLVGAFKEMA from the exons ATGCATTCGTCATCTGAAAACACCGGTCCCTCTACGCTCTCGCTGCACGCCGATGACCCGGTGAATGTGGTCACCGATGTGGCCCCTCCGCTCCACGTCGCTACCACGTTCCGGTACCCCGACAATCCCGAGCATCTTGTGCCTGTCGCGGACGCAGAAAAT TATAATGAAGACCCCCACACGCACATTTATTCCCGCCTTTCCGCCCCTAACTACACCCGTTTTGAATTCATCCTCTCGTCGCTGCTCCACGGTCACGCTGTCAGTTACTCGTCTGGATTGTCCGCTCTGAATGCTGTACTAGTCTTGCTGAACCCCAAACGGGTTTCCATTGGCGCTGGATACCATGGCTGTCACGGTGTTGTCGAGATGTTTAGCCGATTGACGGGGCTAAAGGAGTTGAGCCTTGACTGCCCAGCGGAGGAATTGCAATCCGGTGACCTGATCCTCCTCGAAACCCCGGTGAATCCCCATGGCACGGCATTCGATATCGAAACATATGCGAGGAAGGCGCATTCTCGGGGAGCATACTTGATGGTCGACAGCACCTTTGCGCCGCCCAACCTGCAGGATCCATTCGCATGGGGCGCGGATCTGGTAATGCACTCTGGTACCAAATACTTCGGTGGACACAGCGACATGCTCTGCGGAGTGATTGCCACAAAAAATGAAGACTGGGCCCGTCAACTGCGCAAGGACCGCTTATTCCTAGGCAGCGTGATGGGCAACATGGAAGGCTGGCTCGGCGTCCGCAGTCTCCGAACCCTGGAAGTCCGCGTCCAACGCCAAAGCCAAAACACAGACAAACTAGTCACCTGGATCCACAACGCCCTCAACACACCCAACCCTGCCCCAGACAGCGACGAAGCCGCCGTCCAAGCAAACCTTGAGTCCGTCTACCATGCAAGCCTCCAAACCGAACCCTTCGTCCGCAAACAGATGCCCAACGGTTTCGGTCCCGTCTTCTCCATCCTCATGAAGAAGGAAGACCAGGCAAGACGACTGCCTAGTAAACTCTCGTTCTTGCAGCACGCGACTAGCCTGGGCGGCGTGGAAACGTTGATTGAGTGGCGGGCGATGTCTGATCCGACAGTTGATAGACGGTTGCTGAGGATTAGCGTCGGGTTGGAGAATTGGGAGGATTTGAGGGGGGATTTGGTGGGGGCGTTTAAGGAGATGGCCTAG
- a CDS encoding FAD/NAD(P)-binding oxidoreductase (COG:C;~EggNog:ENOG410PGV2;~InterPro:IPR023753,IPR015904,IPR036188;~go_function: GO:0016491 - oxidoreductase activity [Evidence IEA];~go_process: GO:0055114 - oxidation-reduction process [Evidence IEA]) produces MMFCSRAARTATAARTIRSFATAATQPPVTSAAKNHKVVVIGGGTAGLAISHQLLDTGKFTQDDIAIVDPSEWHHYQPGWTLVGGGLKTKQELRRPLQSLLDPKLKLYRGSVGSFAPKENTVTLANGDKVNYEQLVVVPGISIDYDKIKGLPEALADKDSLVSSIYGYDTVDKVFGTIQKMEKGKALFTQPAGVMKCAGAPQKIMWLALDHWKQRGLYNPTNPAGSSINISFATALPGMFGVPKYSAKLEELRKERGVEGLFMHDLVAVNGNTATFSVGGKEQVQKKFDLLHVVPKMGPYSFIKNSPLANEAGFVDVNDNTTRHKTFPNVWSAGDASSLPTSKTAAAVTAQAPVLVRGLVQALEGKEVDAGSAAEGYDGYTSCPITTEYGKVLLAEFKYGNVPKESFNEWFGWDQIEPRRAFYHLKKDFFPWVYYSALVKGSWGGPKGFL; encoded by the coding sequence ATGATGTTCTGCAGTCGCGCAGCACGCACGGCGACAGCCGCACGCACAATCCGGTCCTTCGCGACCGCCGCAACACAACCCCCCGTAACCAGCGCAGCCAAAAACCACAAAGTCGTTGTTATTGGCGGCGGCACCGCGGGGCTCGCCATCAGCCACCAACTCCTCGACACGGGCAAATTCACACAGGACGACATTGCTATCGTCGACCCCTCGGAATGGCACCATTACCAGCCCGGTTGGACGCTTGTCGGTGGCGGTCTGAAGACGAAGCAGGAGCTGCGTCGGCCGTTGCAGAGTTTGCTTGATCCGAAGCTCAAGCTGTACCGGGGTAGCGTTGGTTCTTTCGCGCCGAAGGAGAATACTGTTACGCTTGCGAATGGGGATAAAGTGAACTATGAGCAGCTCGTCGTTGTGCCCGGGATTAGCATCGACTATGATAAGATCAAGGGCCTTCCCGAGGCGCTCGCGGACAAGGACTCGCTTGTCTCGTCGATTTACGGATATGATACAGTGGATAAGGTGTTCGGGACGATtcagaagatggagaagggCAAGGCGCTGTTTACCCAGCCCGCTGGTGTGATGAAGTGTGCTGGCGCGCCGCAGAAGATCATGTGGCTTGCGCTGGACCACTGGAAGCAGCGCGGGTTGTATAACCCTACCAACCCTGCGGGCTCGTCGATTAATATTAGCTTCGCGACGGCACTTCCGGGCATGTTCGGTGTGCCGAAGTACAGCGCGAAGCTGGAGGAACTGCGCAAGGAGCGCGGTGTCGAGGGACTCTTCATGCACGACCTAGTCGCTGTGAACGGCAACACGGCTACTTTCTCCGTCGGCGGCAAGGAGCAAGTCCAGAAGAAATTCGACCTGCTGCACGTCGTCCCGAAGATGGGCCCCTACTCCTTCATCAAAAACTCCCCCCTCGCCAATGAAGCCGGCTTCGTCGACGTCAACGACAACACCACCCGCCACAAGACCTTCCCCAACGTCTGGTCCGCCGGTGATGCTTCCAGCCTTCCCACCTCCAAGACCGCTGCCGCTGTCACCGCGCAGGCACCCGTCCTCGTCCGCGGCCTTGTGCAGGCCCTCGAGGGTAAGGAGGTTGATGCTGGTTCTGCGGCTGAAGGGTATGATGGATACACATCTTGTCCGATTACGACGGAGTACGGGAAGGTGCTGCTTGCGGAGTTCAAGTATGGGAATGTGCCGAAGGAGTCGTTTAATGAGTGGTTTGGGTGGGATCAAATTGAACCGCGCAGGGCGTTTTATCATCTTAAGAAGGACTTTTTCCCGTGGGTTTATTATTCGGCGTTGGTTAAGGGGTCTTGGGGGGGTCCTAAGGGATTCCTTTAA
- a CDS encoding putative tannase (COG:O;~EggNog:ENOG410PU84;~InterPro:IPR011118,IPR029058;~PFAM:PF07519;~SECRETED:SignalP(1-22)) has product MRVSRSTLAAAAATTLPLAAQAASLQSVCTTSNVKNALPLDVAEGIELDSSSVTTNVVTNYSVSDENYFPDATFDFCNVTLAYSHAGKDDHVLLEIWLPAPEKFQNRWLSTGGGGFAINSQESSLPGGVMYGAAAGQTDAGFGGFSNQLDSVTPIANGTNNLDAIYMFGYQAIHELSLIGKAFTRNFFSVADKSKVYSYYQGCSEGGRDGWSQAQRFAEDLDGVIIGAPAIRYGQQQVNHLFPDVVEQTMGYYPPTCELEKIVNLTIAACDGLDGKKDGVVSRTDLCKLHFNINSTIGKPYSCVASSSTEMLRKRTSTTSTVPAQNGTISAKGAAVASKMLDGLKDSQGRRAYFWYQPSAGFDDGDAQYNYDTGKWELSITSLGGEWVARFLNLEQADNLYSLDNVTYDTLVQWMELGWHRYEDVLQTTNPDLTPFQQAGGKILHYHGESDNSIPPASSVHYHESVRKIMYPNLSFEDSSKALADWYQLYLVPGAAHCSPSTSQPNGPFPQTNLAVMIDWVEKGNAPTTLNATVLSGEHKGEKGELCAWPQRPQWKNGEMECVFDQESFETWQYEFDAYKLPLY; this is encoded by the coding sequence ATGCGCGTCTCTCGTTCGACTCTCGCCGCTGCGGCTGCCACTACGCTCCCTTTGGCTGCTCAAGCCGCTTCCCTGCAGTCCGTTTGCACTACTTCCAATGTGAAAAACGCTCTCCCTCTCGATGTGGCTGAAGGCATTGAACTCGATTCCTCGTCTGTCACCACCAACGTGGTCACCAACTACTCCGTCTCCGATGAGAACTACTTCCCCGACGCTACTTTCGACTTCTGTAACGTGACGCTCGCCTACTCGCACGCTGGCAAGGATGACCACGTCTTGCTGGAGATCTGGCTGCCCGCGCCGGAAAAGTTCCAGAACCGTTGGTTGTCGaccggcggtggtggtttcGCCATTAACAGCCAGGAGAGCTCACTCCCTGGTGGTGTTATGTACGGCGCTGCGGCTGGTCAGACCGATGCTGGATTCGGGGGCTTCTCGAACCAACTGGACTCGGTGACCCCGATTGCGAACGGTACTAACAACCTGGATGCTATCTACATGTTCGGATACCAGGCTATTCACGAATTGAGTCTTATTGGCAAGGCGTTCACACGTAACTTTTTCTCTGTCGCGGACAAGTCCAAGGTCTACTCTTACTACCAGGGTTGCTCCGAGGGTGGTCGTGACGGTTGGTCCCAGGCGCAGCGGTTCGCTGAGGACCTGGACGGTGTCATCATCGGTGCTCCCGCCATCCGCTATGGCCAGCAGCAAGTGAATCACCTGTTCCCTGATGTTGTCGAGCAGACCATGGGCTACTACCCACCCACCTGCGAGCTGGAGAAGATAGTCAACCTGACCATCGCCGCATGCGACGGTCTGGATGGCAAGAAAGACGGCGTCGTCTCCCGCACAGACCTCTGCAAGCTGCACTTCAACATCAACTCGACCATCGGCAAGCCCTACTCCTGCGTCGCCTCGTCCAGCACAGAAATGCTCCGCAAgcgcaccagcaccaccagcactgTCCCCGCGCAGAACGGCACCATCTCCGCCAAGGGCGCCGCCGTGGCCTCCAAGATGCTCGACGGCCTGAAAGACTCCCAAGGCCGGCGCGCCTACTTCTGGTACCAGCCCTCCGCCGGCTTCGACGACGGTGACGCCCAGTACAACTACGACACGGGCAAGTGGGAGCTCTCCATCACCTCCCTGGGAGGCGAATGGGTCGCCCGCTTCCTTAACCTTGAACAAGCAGATAACCTCTACTCCCTCGACAACGTCACCTATGATACCCTCGTGCAGTGGATGGAACTCGGCTGGCACCGCTACGAGGACGTCCTGCAAACCACAAACCCAGACCTAACCCCCTTCCAGCAAGCCGGCGGCAAGATCCTGCACTACCACGGTGAATCGGACAACTCCATCCCCCCGGCCTCGTCCGTGCACTACCACGAATCCGTCCGCAAGATTATGTACCCCAACCTTAGCTTCGAGGACAGCAGCAAGGCCCTCGCCGACTGGTACCAACTGTACCTCGTCCCCGGTGCCGCACACTGCTCGCCCAGTACCTCGCAGCCCAACGGGCCGTTCCCGCAGACCAACCTGGCTGTTATGATCGACTGGGTTGAGAAAGGCAATGCTCCGACGACACTGAACGCTACTGTGCTCAGTGGCGAGCATAAGGGTGAGAAGGGTGAGCTGTGCGCTTGGCCGCAGCGGCCGCAGTGGAAGAATGGGGAGATGGAGTGTGTTTTCGACCAGGAGAGTTTCGAGACGTGGCAGTATGAGTTTGATGCTTATAAGCTGCCTTTGTACTAG
- a CDS encoding MoaD/ThiS family protein (COG:O;~EggNog:ENOG410PRYF;~InterPro:IPR012675,IPR016155,IPR028887,IPR003749;~PFAM:PF02597;~go_component: GO:0005829 - cytosol [Evidence IEA];~go_process: GO:0006777 - Mo-molybdopterin cofactor biosynthetic process [Evidence IEA]) gives MATFQIHYFSTASSYTNKNTESLPAPLPVNYLFDTLESRYPGIREKVLQSCGVSVGDEYVDIDTEGNKEGEGRVIQPGDEVAIIPPVSSG, from the coding sequence ATGGCAACCTTCCAAATCCACTACTTCTCCACCGCCTCCTCCTACACCAACAAAAACACCGAGTCTCTCCCCGCGCCCCTCCCGGTGAACTACCTCTTCGATACCCTCGAGTCGCGATACCCGGGCATCCGCGAAAAGGTCCTGCAGAGCTGTGGTGTGAGTGTTGGCGATGAATATGTGGATATTGATACAGAGGGAAataaagaaggagaaggaagggtGATTCAGCCAGGTGACGAGGTTGCGATTATTCCCCCGGTCAGTTCAGGGTGA
- a CDS encoding uncharacterized protein (COG:S;~EggNog:ENOG410PSE4;~TransMembrane:3 (o12-31i43-65o71-93i)), whose product MHALRATFQIARTFQFCALIAVIGLTANFIAEIVKINARPPNILIGTITVTCIAVLYCILTSIILLDNVLPLLYCAIIDTLLMTALIVVAVIIGPPFSYLQCAGIPSLMRRGDDTSAYAFATRLSEYLSNLNGGNIDYGNWIGVSREVCLEAKSTWGLSIGLW is encoded by the exons ATGCATGCCCTCCGAGCAACATTCCAAATCGCGCGCACCTTTCAGTTCTGCGCGCTGATTGCCGTCATCGGCCTGACGGCCAACTTCATCGCGGAGATTGTCAAGATTAATGCAAGACCGCCTAATATCTTGATTGGGACCATTACTGTG ACCTGCATCGCCGTGCTATACTGCATCTTGACATCCATAATCCTCTTGGATAATGTCCTGCCCTTATTATACTGCGCTATCATCGATACACTCCTTATGACTGCTTTGATAGTTGTTGCGGTAATTATTGGACCACCATTCTCGTATCTGCAATGCGCGGGGATTCCCTCTCTCATGCGACGAGGCGATGATACATCAGCGTATGCATTCGCGACGCGGTTGAGCGAGTATCTCAGCAACTTGAACGGCGGAAACATCGATTATGGAAATTGGATCGGGGTATCGAGGGAGGTGTGTTTGGAGGCAAAGTCAACCTGGGGATTGAGTATTGGGTTATGGTGA
- a CDS encoding FAD-binding oxidoreductase (CAZy:AA7;~COG:C;~EggNog:ENOG410PJX2;~InterPro:IPR016166,IPR006094,IPR036318;~PFAM:PF01565;~SECRETED:SignalP(1-22);~go_function: GO:0016491 - oxidoreductase activity [Evidence IEA];~go_function: GO:0050660 - flavin adenine dinucleotide binding [Evidence IEA];~go_function: GO:0071949 - FAD binding [Evidence IEA];~go_process: GO:0055114 - oxidation-reduction process [Evidence IEA]) produces MSFKGWRALATFFLALAPLAAADICSKLETENIEIEQSPSLDYTSELHDYWSLACGDLKPACIVYPSSAQEVATIVKELHQTNDFFAVKSGGHMPNTGFASVQDGVLISTKNLNQVVYHDDDLTADIGPGLSWEDAQKGLDGTGRTIVGGRMGGVGIGGYMLGGGLSFLSSQYGWAANNVVDYEVVLANGTVVHATEKENSDLFLALKGGGSSFGIVTNYQMKTHPQDHKVWGGNYFFSADKTPELLEAVHGFTANYPDDKAAIILTADHTPILNTWIMFLFYDGESPPDGVFDKFKDIGPTDATKTWDSYYDLLKNNDFFILKGQRYVIGTETTPLPSKDAASDVFQTYYDHWMNVTNNVLDVPNVIASMAFQPMPRTITKKAKELGGDLIDFPTDQDYIILELDFSYAFASSDTKIDGAHQKLYNGFDRIISNYVDEGVLPDVYRPLFMNDAYHRQDYWGRLRTTETARKTRERYDPEGFLQKRTSGGFRLE; encoded by the exons ATGAGTTTCAAAGGGTGGCGTGCACTCGCCACATTCTTCCTCGCTCTAGCCCCTCTGGCAGCAGCTGACATCTGTTCCAAGCTTGAAACCGAGAATATCGAGATCGAGCAGTCTCCATCCTTGGACTATACTTCCGAGCTGCACGACTATTGGTCGCTTGCATGTGGTGACCTCAAGCCAGCATGCATTGTGTATCCGTCGAGTGCCCAAGAGGTGGCTACAATCGTCAAGGAACTGCATCAGACGAATGACTTCTTCGCTGTGAAGTCTGGAGGTCATATGCCAAACACTGGATTTGCTAGTGTTCAGGATGGTGTTCTAATCTCGACCAAGAATCTTAACCAGGTCGTGTATCACGATGATGACCTGACGGCTGACATCGGACCTGGTCTTTCGTGGGAAGATGCGCAGAAGGGATTGGATGGAACAGGTCGAACAATTGTCGGTGGACGTATGGGAGGTGTCGGTATCGGAGGATATATGCTGGGAGGTGGACTTAGCTTCCTCAGCTCGCAATATGGCTGGGCTGCCAACAACGTCGTTGACTACGAGGTGGTCCTTGCTAATGGCACTGTTGTCCATGCTACCGAGAAAGAGAATTCCG ACCTCTTCCTTGCTCTGAAGGGCGGCGGCAGCAGCTTTGGAATCGTCACGAATTACCAGATGAAGACGCATCCTCAGGACCACAAGGTCTGGGGAGGAAACTACTTCTTCTCAGCCGATAAAACCCCCGAACTCCTCGAAGCTGTCCATGGCTTTACTGCAAACTACCCCGACGACAAAGCGGCCATTATTTTGACAGCCGACCACACCCCCATCCTCAACACATGGATCATGTTCCTCTTCTACGATGGCGAGTCTCCACCGGACGGCGTCTTTGACAAGTTCAAGGACATTGGCCCGACAGATGCTACCAAGACCTGGGATTCGTATTACGACCTGCTCAAGAACAACGACTTCTTCATCCTGAAGGGTCAGCGCTACGTGATCGGCACCGAGACCACCCCCCTCCCCAGCAAGGATGCTGCATCCGATGTGTTCCAGACCTACTACGACCATTGGATGAACGTCACCAATAACGTCCTCGACGTCCCGAACGTAATCGCCTCCATGGCTTTCCAACCAATGCCTCGTACTATCACcaagaaggccaaggaaTTGGGCGGC GACTTGATCGACTTCCCCACCGACCAAGACTACATAATCCTTGAACTCGACTTCTCCTACGCCTTTGCCTCCAGCGACACCAAGATCGACGGCGCGCACCAGAAACTCTACAACGGCTTCGACCGGATCATCTCGAATTACGTCGACGAGGGCGTGCTGCCCGATGTGTATAGGCCATTGTTCATGAACGACGCATATCATCGCCAAGATTACTGGGGACGGTTGCGGACAACGGAGACGGCCAGGAAGACTAGGGAGAGGTATGATCCGGAAGGATTCTTGCAGAAGAGGACGAGTGGTGGGTTTAGGTTAGAGTAA